In a single window of the Cetobacterium sp. ZOR0034 genome:
- a CDS encoding sodium-dependent transporter, which yields MNDVKTVLIDENNRDGFNSKFGFILACIGSAVGMGNIWMFPYRVGQFGGAAFLIPYFTFVLLIGFSGVIGEMTLGRSMETGPLGAFEKAFKQRGLKGGTIIGFIPVIGSLAIAIGYAVVVGWILRYCISSISGTLINVEAGPYFGMLASDFGSIPWHIAGLAITFFLMSMGIAGGIEKVNKILMPAFFFLFIFLAFKIYSLPGSEAGYAYLFKPEWSALLEIRTWIFALGQAFFSLSLAGSGTVVYGSYLSKNEDIVNSALNVSFFDTCAAMLAALVVIPAVFAFGLEPGAGPGLMFVTLPMVFQNMPGGQLIAIIFFIAVLFAGVTSLMNLFETPIEALQNKVGLSRRNSISIVAIIAFVVGVFLHGDHLSPWMDFVSIYVIPLGALLAGIVIYWICNPGFAREQAQIGRDKIIGAWFEPVTKYFFCGIAIAVYILGIFYGGIG from the coding sequence ATGAATGATGTAAAAACGGTTTTAATAGATGAAAATAATCGAGATGGTTTTAATTCAAAATTTGGATTTATTTTAGCTTGTATTGGTTCAGCAGTTGGAATGGGAAATATTTGGATGTTTCCATATAGAGTTGGACAGTTTGGAGGAGCAGCTTTTCTTATTCCGTATTTTACATTTGTTCTTTTAATTGGATTTTCTGGAGTTATTGGCGAGATGACACTTGGACGTTCTATGGAAACTGGACCTCTTGGAGCTTTTGAAAAAGCTTTCAAACAAAGAGGATTAAAAGGTGGAACTATTATTGGATTTATACCTGTTATTGGTTCATTGGCTATAGCTATCGGATACGCCGTTGTAGTTGGATGGATATTGAGATATTGTATTTCATCTATTTCAGGAACTTTAATAAATGTTGAAGCTGGACCATATTTTGGTATGTTAGCTTCTGATTTTGGAAGTATCCCTTGGCATATAGCTGGTTTAGCAATTACATTTTTTTTAATGTCTATGGGGATTGCTGGCGGTATTGAAAAAGTTAATAAAATTTTAATGCCTGCTTTCTTTTTTCTATTTATATTTTTAGCATTTAAAATATACTCATTACCTGGTTCTGAAGCCGGTTATGCTTATCTTTTTAAGCCTGAGTGGTCAGCTCTTTTAGAGATAAGAACTTGGATTTTTGCTCTAGGACAAGCGTTCTTCTCCCTTTCTCTTGCTGGATCTGGTACTGTAGTTTATGGAAGCTATTTAAGTAAGAATGAAGATATTGTAAACTCAGCTTTAAATGTTTCATTTTTTGATACTTGTGCTGCTATGCTAGCAGCTCTTGTAGTTATCCCTGCAGTATTTGCTTTCGGATTAGAGCCTGGGGCTGGTCCTGGACTTATGTTTGTAACATTACCTATGGTTTTTCAAAATATGCCTGGTGGACAACTAATTGCCATCATATTTTTTATAGCTGTTCTATTTGCAGGAGTAACATCACTTATGAATCTTTTTGAAACTCCCATAGAAGCCTTACAAAACAAAGTTGGATTATCTAGAAGAAATTCAATCTCTATTGTTGCGATTATTGCATTTGTTGTCGGAGTTTTCTTACATGGGGATCATCTTTCACCTTGGATGGACTTTGTTTCAATCTATGTTATCCCTTTAGGAGCCCTTCTTGCAGGAATCGTTATCTACTGGATTTGTAATCCAGGTTTTGCAAGAGAGCAAGCCCAAATAGGAAGAGATAAAATAATCGGTGCATGGTTTGAACCTGTTACAAAATATTTCTTCTGTGGTATTGCAATTGCAGTTTATATCTTGGGAATCTTCTATGGAGGAATTGGATAG
- a CDS encoding tryptophanase — protein MAIKYIPEPFRIKMVETIKMTTPEEREEKIKEANYNLFNLKGEDVYIDLLTDSGTNAMSQDQWAGVMRGDEAYAGASSYFKLVNTAQEIFGYEYIQPVHQGRAAEKVLFPTFLKPGQYAISNMFFDTTRAHVILAGARPLDCVVPEAKDPAKRSKFKGNMDVEKMEKLILEYGPEKIGLVVLTITNNSAGGQPVSMKNAREVAAICKKYNIPLNIDAARYAENAYFIKRDEEECKDMSIKEIINQMFSYADFFTMSAKKDTIVNMGGLIGVKNSLENADMILKIKANCISYEGFTTYGGLSGRDLEALAIGLLEGIDENFLRYRIGQMEYLASRLDDAGIIYQSPVGGHGVFVDASKIFPNIPYNEFPGQVLAIELYKEAGIRSCDIGSYMLGNDPDTNEQLEADFEFTRLAIPRRVYTQAHLDVIADALIAIKERAHEIKRGYKITWEPPILRHFQASLEIIEE, from the coding sequence ATGGCTATCAAGTATATTCCAGAACCATTTAGAATTAAAATGGTTGAAACAATTAAGATGACAACACCAGAGGAAAGAGAAGAAAAGATTAAAGAGGCAAACTATAACCTTTTTAACCTTAAGGGAGAAGATGTTTATATCGATCTATTAACTGACTCTGGTACAAACGCAATGAGCCAAGATCAATGGGCCGGTGTTATGAGAGGAGACGAAGCTTATGCTGGTGCTTCTAGTTATTTCAAATTAGTAAATACTGCTCAAGAAATTTTTGGATATGAGTATATCCAACCTGTTCATCAAGGAAGAGCAGCAGAAAAAGTTTTATTCCCTACCTTCTTAAAACCTGGGCAATATGCTATTTCAAATATGTTTTTTGATACAACAAGAGCTCACGTTATTCTAGCAGGAGCAAGACCATTAGACTGTGTTGTTCCAGAAGCTAAAGATCCTGCAAAAAGATCGAAATTTAAAGGAAACATGGATGTAGAAAAAATGGAAAAACTCATCTTAGAATACGGACCTGAAAAAATTGGTTTAGTTGTATTGACAATCACAAATAACTCAGCTGGTGGACAGCCAGTTTCTATGAAAAATGCTCGTGAAGTTGCTGCAATTTGTAAAAAATATAACATTCCTCTAAATATTGATGCTGCACGTTATGCTGAAAATGCTTATTTCATTAAAAGAGATGAGGAAGAATGTAAAGACATGTCTATAAAAGAGATTATTAACCAGATGTTTTCATATGCTGATTTCTTTACTATGTCAGCTAAAAAAGATACTATTGTTAATATGGGAGGACTTATCGGAGTTAAAAATTCTCTTGAAAATGCCGATATGATTTTAAAAATAAAAGCCAACTGTATAAGTTATGAGGGATTCACAACATATGGAGGTCTTTCTGGTAGAGATTTAGAAGCTCTTGCTATCGGCTTATTAGAAGGAATCGATGAAAATTTCTTAAGATACAGAATTGGACAGATGGAATATTTAGCTTCTAGACTTGATGATGCTGGAATTATCTATCAATCACCTGTTGGAGGGCACGGAGTTTTCGTAGATGCTTCTAAAATTTTCCCTAATATACCTTATAACGAATTTCCTGGACAAGTTTTAGCAATAGAACTTTATAAAGAAGCTGGAATTAGAAGCTGTGATATTGGTTCATATATGTTAGGAAATGATCCTGATACAAATGAACAATTAGAAGCAGACTTCGAATTCACAAGACTTGCAATTCCACGTAGAGTTTATACTCAAGCTCATTTAGATGTTATTGCGGATGCATTAATTGCAATAAAAGAAAGAGCTCACGAAATAAAAAGAGGATATAAAATAACATGGGAACCACCTATATTAAGACACTTCCAAGCATCCCTAGAAATTATTGAAGAATAA
- a CDS encoding ABC transporter substrate-binding protein: MKKILVITLTLILTLLGGCEEKKIEKKDKLTFAQLSDPKTLDPQNSTDNYSQIAITQIYDRLFEIDEKTGTPIPSLVESYERVNDKILDIKLKKDVRFTNGDVLTSEDVKFTIERAKANPKVSHLYKMINNIVILSDNEFQIITEQAFSPLLNHLSHKSSSVINKKEVLKDESKYFENPIATGPYKVESWAIGDNITLSSNQNYYKGIPSIKTVVIKAVPEENSRVIGLETGEIDMSLDIPAISWNDLEKDGKIRVYSAPSTTTGYIGLNTNSSILSNKILRQAIALAIDKQSIVDTIYLGKTKVANQFLAPPVFGYNQKESDGEFNPEKARKILEDNDLIGTKLKIAVSSPERVQVATIIQDQLKKIGINLEIELLEWGAFLSQTGSGNTDMFIMGWGPSTYDADYGYYPNIHSSQLGSNGNRTFYSNLKVDELLEMARKESDNEKRKGYYIAIQKILNDEVPLIPLYHGNVVYGASTSLKNVSATGYPEFYKYEF, translated from the coding sequence ATGAAAAAAATATTAGTTATTACATTAACATTGATTTTGACATTATTGGGAGGATGTGAGGAGAAAAAAATCGAAAAAAAAGATAAACTTACTTTTGCGCAGTTGAGTGATCCGAAAACATTGGATCCACAAAATTCAACAGATAATTATTCTCAGATAGCCATAACTCAGATATATGATAGATTATTTGAAATAGATGAAAAAACAGGAACTCCAATTCCTAGTTTGGTTGAAAGCTATGAGAGAGTAAACGATAAAATATTAGATATTAAATTAAAAAAAGATGTAAGATTTACAAATGGAGATGTTTTAACTTCTGAAGATGTAAAGTTTACAATAGAAAGAGCAAAAGCTAATCCAAAAGTATCTCATCTTTATAAAATGATAAATAATATTGTTATACTATCAGATAACGAGTTTCAAATAATAACTGAACAGGCATTTTCACCTTTATTAAATCATTTAAGTCACAAATCTTCATCAGTTATAAATAAAAAAGAGGTTCTAAAAGATGAAAGTAAGTATTTTGAAAACCCAATAGCAACAGGGCCTTATAAAGTTGAAAGTTGGGCAATAGGAGATAATATCACTTTATCATCAAATCAAAATTACTATAAAGGAATTCCAAGTATAAAAACTGTAGTTATAAAAGCTGTTCCGGAAGAAAATAGTAGGGTAATAGGACTGGAAACAGGAGAGATAGATATGTCTTTAGATATTCCTGCAATCTCTTGGAATGATTTAGAAAAGGATGGAAAGATTAGAGTATATTCAGCCCCTTCAACTACAACTGGATATATAGGATTGAACACAAATTCTTCTATACTATCAAATAAAATTTTAAGACAAGCTATTGCTTTAGCAATTGATAAACAAAGTATAGTTGATACTATATATTTAGGAAAAACAAAAGTGGCTAATCAATTTTTAGCTCCTCCAGTTTTTGGATATAATCAAAAAGAGAGTGATGGAGAGTTTAATCCAGAGAAAGCAAGAAAAATATTAGAGGATAATGATTTAATAGGAACTAAACTTAAAATTGCTGTAAGTAGTCCGGAAAGAGTTCAAGTAGCAACAATAATTCAAGATCAATTGAAAAAAATAGGGATAAATTTAGAAATAGAATTATTAGAATGGGGAGCTTTTTTATCACAAACAGGATCTGGAAATACAGATATGTTTATAATGGGATGGGGACCATCAACTTATGATGCAGATTACGGATATTACCCTAATATTCACAGTAGTCAATTAGGAAGTAATGGAAATAGAACTTTTTATTCAAATTTAAAAGTGGATGAGTTATTAGAGATGGCAAGAAAAGAGAGTGACAATGAAAAAAGAAAAGGGTATTATATAGCTATCCAAAAAATATTAAATGATGAAGTTCCATTAATACCACTATATCATGGAAATGTTGTTTATGGAGCGAGTACATCTCTAAAAAATGTTTCAGCAACAGGATATCCAGAGTTTTATAAATATGAGTTTTGA
- a CDS encoding M42 family metallopeptidase has protein sequence MNKIKLLEELSNLHGAPGHEHDVVEFIKKQMKGFNCKRDSINNLYIQTENQGDSKPVVALDCHSDEVGFIVEGIKSNGTLSFLPLGGWHIANIPAHSVVIKNFKGEYIRGVVSSKPPHFMTAEEKARLPKIDELVIDIGTSSYEETISLYGIEVGNPITPDVQFSYDEKIDVVRGKAFDNRVGCAIVMEILKEVKDCKLDVIPIGVISSQEEIGLRGAQVAANTIKPDFAIIFEGSPADDTFKDSFLSKGAIGKGVQFRVLDAGMVSNPRIQEFVKTIATENNIKYQVIARSGGSTNGGKYHVAEKSIPTVVIGIPTRYIHTHYTYASAKDYRDAIVLGRKILENLTNEVIKTF, from the coding sequence ATGAACAAGATTAAATTACTAGAAGAATTATCAAATTTACATGGTGCACCAGGACATGAACATGATGTTGTAGAGTTTATAAAGAAACAAATGAAAGGTTTTAATTGTAAAAGAGATTCTATAAACAATCTATATATTCAAACTGAGAATCAAGGGGATTCAAAACCAGTTGTTGCTTTAGATTGCCACAGTGATGAGGTTGGATTCATTGTGGAGGGAATTAAATCTAATGGAACACTAAGTTTTTTACCATTAGGAGGTTGGCATATAGCAAATATTCCAGCTCATTCAGTAGTTATAAAAAACTTCAAAGGTGAATATATAAGAGGGGTTGTTTCATCAAAACCACCTCACTTTATGACGGCAGAAGAGAAAGCTAGATTACCTAAAATAGATGAATTAGTAATAGATATAGGAACAAGTTCGTATGAAGAAACAATAAGTTTATACGGAATTGAAGTTGGAAACCCTATAACACCGGATGTACAGTTTTCTTATGATGAGAAAATAGATGTTGTAAGAGGAAAAGCTTTCGACAATAGAGTTGGATGTGCAATTGTAATGGAGATATTAAAAGAAGTAAAAGATTGTAAATTAGATGTGATTCCGATTGGAGTTATAAGTTCTCAGGAAGAGATTGGATTAAGAGGGGCACAAGTAGCTGCGAATACAATAAAACCAGATTTTGCAATTATATTTGAAGGATCTCCAGCAGATGATACATTTAAAGATAGTTTCTTATCTAAAGGAGCGATAGGAAAAGGAGTTCAATTTAGAGTTTTAGATGCAGGAATGGTTTCTAATCCTAGAATTCAAGAGTTTGTAAAAACAATAGCTACTGAAAATAACATAAAATATCAAGTTATAGCAAGAAGTGGTGGAAGTACAAATGGTGGAAAATATCATGTAGCTGAAAAGAGCATTCCAACTGTTGTTATAGGAATACCAACAAGATATATACATACTCACTATACTTATGCTTCTGCTAAGGATTATAGAGATGCGATTGTTTTAGGAAGAAAAATATTAGAAAATTTAACGAATGAAGTAATAAAAACCTTTTAA
- a CDS encoding 2-hydroxyacid dehydrogenase: MKLICFGVRKVEEEFFIKLNRFGYELTLVEALLNDDNIHLIKGHEAVMLRANCPANRKNLEIIKSYGVEYLLTRTVGYNHIDLEAAKEMGFKMARVPTYSPNAIAELAITFAMNLVRKGTYMINRSREKNFVVDEFMFSREIRNLTVGVVGTGKIGLTTARLFKGLGAKVLAYDIYPNENAKDILEYVSMDDLIKNSDIITLHCPYIKGQNDNLINDELISKAKKDVILINTARGELQDVEAILKGLETGKVGGYASDVFTNEKDFFFKDMKNKEIDTTIQKLLDFYPKVLITPHIGSYTDEALTNMIEISYENLDEFIKKGVCENQL, encoded by the coding sequence ATGAAATTAATATGTTTTGGTGTTAGAAAAGTAGAAGAGGAGTTCTTCATAAAATTAAATAGATTTGGATATGAGTTAACTCTTGTTGAAGCATTATTAAACGATGATAATATACATCTGATTAAAGGACATGAAGCTGTTATGCTAAGAGCGAATTGTCCTGCTAATAGAAAAAATTTAGAAATCATAAAAAGTTATGGTGTAGAATATCTACTAACTAGAACTGTTGGATATAATCATATCGATTTAGAAGCTGCTAAAGAGATGGGATTCAAAATGGCTAGAGTTCCCACTTATTCTCCAAATGCAATTGCTGAGCTTGCAATTACATTTGCGATGAACTTAGTTAGAAAAGGGACTTATATGATTAACAGATCTAGAGAAAAAAACTTTGTTGTTGATGAATTCATGTTCAGCAGAGAGATTAGAAACCTAACTGTAGGAGTTGTTGGAACTGGAAAAATAGGTCTTACAACAGCTAGACTATTCAAAGGTCTAGGAGCTAAAGTTTTAGCTTATGATATCTATCCTAATGAAAATGCTAAAGATATTTTAGAGTATGTTTCAATGGATGATTTAATAAAGAATTCAGATATTATTACTTTACACTGCCCATATATCAAAGGACAAAATGATAACCTAATCAATGACGAATTAATTTCAAAAGCTAAAAAAGATGTTATTCTAATCAATACTGCAAGAGGAGAGTTACAAGATGTTGAAGCTATCCTTAAAGGATTAGAAACTGGGAAAGTTGGTGGATACGCAAGCGACGTATTTACAAATGAAAAAGATTTCTTCTTCAAAGATATGAAAAATAAAGAGATTGATACTACTATTCAAAAACTTTTAGATTTCTATCCTAAAGTTTTAATCACTCCCCATATTGGATCATACACAGATGAAGCTTTAACAAATATGATTGAGATTTCGTATGAGAATCTTGATGAATTTATTAAAAAAGGCGTTTGTGAAAATCAATTGTAA
- a CDS encoding AEC family transporter, which produces MNFSEIFSSILSNNSIVGAISSSVLIILFGFYLRKKEVLTASTSKTLSDVILSASLPALAFNSFMQDINKNSLEQGLNLLIWGFAIYIILIFLTKVLYIQYKGDKKAVLEVLTIFGSTTFFGIPIIAAVYGELGVMYASIFNIAYRVFLYSYGYIKMSGVKVDKKNVAQMFLNPIVLATFLGMFIWVFQSSLPQITVAGKEYAFLRIDKTAFWLFRPMTYLAALCSPLAWISIGAKLADISLKEAFSSKDSWIYSFIKVLGVPAINIVALYILNVTNILPISFVGLATVVIMMATPTATVAAAYAIKFDKESLMTSNCSLLSTVFSVICMPLWIVILEVIKSLEIFG; this is translated from the coding sequence ATGAATTTTAGTGAAATTTTTTCAAGTATTCTAAGTAACAATAGTATTGTTGGAGCTATCTCTTCGTCGGTTTTAATTATACTTTTTGGTTTCTACTTAAGAAAAAAAGAGGTTCTAACAGCAAGTACATCTAAAACACTTAGTGACGTTATTCTTTCAGCATCTTTACCTGCTTTAGCGTTTAATTCATTTATGCAAGATATAAATAAAAACAGCCTAGAACAAGGTTTAAATCTTTTAATTTGGGGATTTGCAATATATATCATCTTAATATTTTTAACAAAAGTTTTATATATTCAGTATAAAGGAGATAAAAAAGCTGTTCTTGAAGTTTTAACTATTTTCGGTTCAACTACATTCTTTGGAATTCCAATCATTGCAGCTGTTTATGGTGAGCTTGGAGTTATGTATGCTTCTATCTTTAATATTGCTTATAGAGTTTTCCTTTACTCTTATGGATATATCAAAATGTCTGGTGTTAAAGTTGATAAGAAAAATGTAGCTCAAATGTTTTTAAATCCAATTGTTTTAGCTACTTTCTTAGGGATGTTTATCTGGGTATTCCAAAGTTCTCTACCTCAAATTACAGTTGCTGGTAAAGAGTATGCATTTTTAAGAATCGATAAAACAGCTTTCTGGTTATTTAGACCTATGACATACTTAGCAGCTCTTTGCTCTCCATTAGCTTGGATATCTATCGGTGCAAAATTAGCTGATATATCTCTTAAAGAAGCATTCTCATCTAAAGATTCTTGGATATATAGCTTCATCAAAGTTTTAGGGGTTCCTGCAATAAATATAGTAGCTTTATATATTTTAAACGTAACAAATATTTTACCTATATCTTTTGTTGGACTTGCTACTGTTGTTATAATGATGGCAACACCTACTGCCACTGTTGCTGCAGCTTACGCAATTAAATTTGATAAAGAATCACTTATGACTTCAAATTGTTCTTTACTATCTACAGTTTTCAGTGTAATATGTATGCCGTTATGGATTGTAATTTTAGAGGTTATTAAATCTTTAGAGATATTTGGATAA
- a CDS encoding ATP-binding protein, which yields MKKLNFKNKIMVWVLIINMIPLIFSYTIFLNEKIKSDENNITKNLLEAAKIVSTNKEIRNNLELSYEKNNIEKKVDSLIEIFRDIDIIVVANIDGIKYSHLDKSQIGDKFVNPVEWEKIKKGEGYFSRMLGSMGVTFRRFEPIYDNKNKDIIGFVMVGKYYKSILDMNRKTTLMLVFLFITSITLSTILAANFAKKIKKSLFGLDPEEIGRLYIEERLIIDNLESGLIALNTKNEILKVNSVFSKKYVELCSEMVLKKVSHYLEKKENTARNIEVLIDGGYYYVKILPIYNLNEYYGTILLIKTKDDVNRYAREITGIDQLVDGMRANIHEFKNRLHVILGLINLDKIEMAKKYILEIQDLNEYDFKKFINIKNPFLKAILLGKDAICKERKIQFLVNAESLVSTEIRIPIFEDISTIIGNLIENSIESFKEYNIKDKKIEIKIIETEKEIEFEVWDNGEQIPQENFIKIYEQGFSTKGSSRGVGLNIVKNKVDLYSGTVEFEQDEDGKFFKVRVMK from the coding sequence ATGAAGAAGTTAAATTTTAAAAATAAAATAATGGTTTGGGTTTTAATAATAAATATGATTCCTTTGATATTTTCATATACAATATTTTTAAACGAGAAAATAAAAAGTGATGAAAATAATATAACCAAAAATCTTTTAGAAGCAGCAAAGATAGTTAGTACAAATAAAGAGATAAGAAATAACTTAGAGTTAAGTTATGAAAAAAATAATATAGAAAAAAAGGTTGATAGTTTGATTGAGATATTTAGAGATATTGATATTATTGTGGTCGCAAATATAGATGGAATAAAATATTCGCACCTAGATAAGTCACAAATAGGAGATAAATTTGTTAATCCTGTAGAGTGGGAAAAAATAAAAAAAGGAGAGGGATATTTCTCAAGAATGCTTGGTTCGATGGGAGTTACTTTTAGAAGATTTGAACCAATATATGATAATAAAAATAAAGATATTATTGGATTTGTAATGGTGGGGAAATATTACAAATCAATTTTAGATATGAATAGAAAAACAACTTTGATGTTAGTGTTTTTATTTATAACATCAATAACACTATCTACTATTTTAGCAGCAAATTTTGCAAAAAAAATAAAGAAAAGTTTATTTGGTCTTGATCCAGAAGAGATAGGAAGATTGTATATAGAAGAGCGTTTAATAATAGATAATTTAGAATCTGGGTTAATAGCTTTAAATACAAAAAATGAGATATTGAAAGTAAATAGTGTTTTTTCAAAAAAATATGTAGAGCTTTGTTCTGAGATGGTTTTAAAAAAAGTGAGTCATTATTTGGAAAAGAAAGAGAATACCGCTAGAAATATTGAGGTTTTAATAGATGGTGGATATTACTATGTTAAAATACTACCAATTTATAATTTAAATGAATATTATGGAACAATCTTACTTATAAAAACAAAAGATGACGTAAATAGATATGCAAGAGAGATTACAGGGATAGATCAATTAGTGGATGGAATGAGAGCTAATATACATGAGTTTAAAAATAGATTGCATGTTATTTTAGGGTTGATAAATTTAGACAAAATTGAGATGGCAAAAAAATATATTCTTGAGATTCAAGATTTAAATGAATATGATTTCAAAAAATTTATAAATATAAAAAATCCATTTTTAAAAGCAATATTATTAGGAAAGGATGCTATTTGTAAAGAGAGGAAAATTCAATTTTTAGTAAATGCAGAGTCTTTAGTTTCAACAGAGATTAGAATTCCAATTTTTGAAGATATTAGTACAATTATTGGAAACCTAATAGAAAATTCGATAGAATCATTTAAAGAGTATAATATTAAAGATAAGAAAATAGAGATAAAAATAATAGAAACAGAGAAAGAGATAGAATTTGAAGTATGGGATAATGGAGAACAGATTCCACAAGAAAATTTTATTAAAATATATGAACAAGGATTCTCAACAAAAGGAAGTTCGCGTGGAGTAGGATTGAATATAGTAAAAAATAAAGTTGATTTGTATAGTGGAACTGTTGAGTTTGAGCAAGATGAAGATGGGAAATTTTTTAAAGTAAGGGTGATGAAGTAG
- a CDS encoding response regulator, with the protein MKKVLVVEDDPMVAMINMEYISKISDLEIVGLAINKEEVFRYLKIEKVDLILMDIFLGGENGLDILKEIRGEGHLTDVIMITSANGSEEIKKALSFGCLDYLIKPFDFERFKCAIRKFYDRNAIFNEKKIVQEDLDKLSSASDETNINLPKGLNDKTLRLVIDKIEELNGKEFSIKEICELVEMSNVSTKKYLDYLQKVKHIEEKIIYGNIGRPQYIYKKR; encoded by the coding sequence TTGAAAAAAGTTTTAGTCGTAGAAGATGATCCAATGGTTGCAATGATAAACATGGAATATATATCTAAAATATCAGATTTAGAGATTGTTGGTTTAGCAATAAATAAGGAAGAAGTCTTTAGATATTTGAAAATAGAAAAGGTTGATTTGATATTGATGGATATTTTTTTAGGCGGAGAAAATGGTTTAGATATTTTAAAAGAGATCAGAGGAGAGGGACATTTAACTGATGTTATTATGATTACGTCAGCTAATGGGAGTGAAGAGATAAAAAAAGCACTCTCTTTTGGGTGTTTAGATTATTTAATAAAACCGTTTGATTTTGAAAGATTTAAATGTGCAATCAGAAAGTTTTATGACAGAAATGCTATATTTAACGAAAAAAAGATAGTTCAAGAAGATTTGGATAAATTAAGTTCTGCTTCAGATGAAACAAATATAAATTTACCTAAAGGATTAAATGACAAAACATTGCGGTTAGTTATAGATAAAATTGAAGAGTTAAATGGAAAAGAGTTCAGTATAAAAGAGATTTGTGAACTTGTTGAGATGAGTAACGTATCTACAAAAAAATATCTAGATTATTTGCAAAAAGTAAAACACATTGAAGAGAAAATTATATATGGTAACATAGGTAGGCCACAGTATATTTATAAAAAGAGATAG